A single Pseudanabaenaceae cyanobacterium SKYG29 DNA region contains:
- a CDS encoding type II secretion system GspH family protein yields MRVVHKWLLARFSQEKGLTLIEALVAVIVLGILLTALLPMVTLAVATRVQARRVDLATQAARSYVEAVRARIISLADIPSSQIAAAGQTTFEAINPPNPATYLPLTDPITGNSALRGTRIDGNNDGWRVGDPFDFVLQPMRTRIIPTPPATGEPNTTQERENALRNQGFVLGVRVYRADGFSGTLYRGLPTEPQCRGQRTVFTRNLGNRACPVVVVRAEILTNTSNTPEILRRLGN; encoded by the coding sequence ATGAGGGTCGTGCACAAGTGGCTGCTGGCAAGGTTTAGTCAAGAAAAGGGTCTTACTCTAATTGAAGCATTGGTGGCAGTAATCGTTCTGGGCATTCTCCTGACAGCTCTCTTGCCCATGGTTACTCTGGCAGTAGCCACTAGAGTGCAGGCAAGGCGTGTGGACTTGGCGACTCAGGCAGCTCGATCCTATGTGGAAGCGGTACGAGCGAGGATCATTTCCCTTGCTGACATACCTAGTAGTCAGATCGCTGCAGCTGGACAGACAACGTTTGAGGCTATCAATCCTCCAAATCCAGCTACCTATTTGCCATTGACCGACCCAATCACTGGTAATTCGGCTCTGCGAGGTACAAGGATAGACGGTAATAATGATGGTTGGAGAGTAGGTGACCCCTTCGATTTTGTACTTCAGCCCATGCGTACTCGCATCATTCCTACCCCCCCTGCTACTGGTGAGCCAAACACTACCCAGGAAAGGGAGAATGCCCTTAGGAATCAGGGCTTTGTCTTGGGTGTACGAGTATATCGAGCTGATGGGTTTAGCGGTACTCTTTACAGGGGCTTACCTACCGAGCCTCAATGCCGAGGACAAAGAACTGTATTCACCCGCAATTTAGGTAACCGGGCTTGTCCTGTAGTAGTGGTGAGAGCGGAAATACTGACAAATACTTCCAATACTCCTGAAATTTTGAGGCGACTGGGGAACTAA
- the hpsC gene encoding hormogonium polysaccharide secretion pseudopilin HpsC yields MKQLLWKFILKYLREGRAKISGFTLLELLVASLIAGIMLSGLLAFLVNILQTDQREQAKVQTQEEIQAALDFIADDLKQAVYIYDADGVERSSTDDPPGIRNQLPGVSADRVPILVFWKRHFYDREFVTSIPNRGSCANPSNTSNTCRPIKALPRGTGEGDSVFVYALVAYYLRSNRTGALDRSNAMQIERIEIRDGIRADCQDANPQQNCFQPPFQNRAPIVRQNDVNYWILPDQNFRRFDVSGAGTFRDRMNRWRNAGVGYNIAPNTVNAPQVILDFVDDTFYTGNQDDNNPTSGSIFVPIRPNNVDITVLGGVGANRFFNDNIDCADPAKGVGRNPPNGDIDGNNTLDIATQRIPSSFDPNTNPVRADNASSFFVCVNSVQNAARVYIRGNALARIYNNREVRRIQPVGDRKANFLITASVRVLGRSAIDIQD; encoded by the coding sequence ATGAAGCAGTTACTATGGAAATTTATTCTTAAATATCTCAGGGAAGGTAGAGCTAAGATTAGTGGCTTCACTTTACTGGAACTACTAGTAGCTTCCCTGATTGCAGGTATTATGCTGAGTGGTTTACTAGCTTTTTTGGTCAACATTTTACAAACAGACCAGAGAGAGCAGGCAAAGGTGCAGACACAGGAAGAGATTCAAGCTGCCCTGGATTTTATTGCTGATGACCTCAAGCAAGCGGTCTATATCTATGATGCTGATGGGGTAGAGAGAAGTAGCACGGACGACCCACCGGGGATTAGAAATCAACTGCCAGGGGTATCTGCTGACAGAGTACCAATACTGGTGTTCTGGAAACGTCACTTTTACGATCGGGAGTTTGTTACGAGCATACCAAATAGGGGTTCGTGTGCTAATCCCTCTAACACTTCTAACACTTGCCGACCTATAAAAGCGCTGCCAAGAGGAACTGGGGAGGGAGACAGTGTATTTGTTTATGCATTAGTTGCCTACTACCTAAGGAGTAATAGGACAGGCGCTTTGGATCGATCCAACGCAATGCAGATAGAGCGAATTGAAATCAGAGATGGCATTAGAGCAGATTGCCAAGATGCAAACCCACAACAGAACTGCTTTCAGCCTCCATTCCAGAACCGAGCTCCTATAGTTAGGCAAAATGATGTCAATTACTGGATTTTACCTGACCAAAATTTTAGGAGGTTCGATGTTAGTGGGGCAGGCACTTTTCGCGATCGGATGAACAGGTGGCGTAATGCGGGTGTAGGTTATAACATAGCGCCAAACACTGTAAACGCACCACAAGTAATTCTTGATTTTGTCGATGACACTTTCTACACTGGTAACCAAGATGATAACAATCCCACTTCTGGCTCTATATTTGTGCCCATCAGACCTAACAATGTAGATATAACGGTTTTGGGAGGAGTGGGAGCAAACCGCTTTTTCAATGACAACATAGACTGTGCTGACCCCGCTAAGGGTGTTGGTCGGAATCCACCTAACGGGGATATAGATGGTAACAATACTCTGGATATTGCTACCCAAAGAATTCCTAGTAGCTTTGACCCGAATACAAATCCCGTTCGAGCAGACAATGCTAGTAGCTTTTTTGTGTGCGTCAACTCTGTGCAAAATGCAGCTAGGGTATACATTAGAGGCAACGCACTGGCTCGAATATACAACAACCGTGAGGTAAGACGTATACAGCCTGTGGGCGATCGGAAGGCAAATTTCTTGATTACGGCTAGTGTACGAGTTTTGGGTCGCAGCGCTATCGATATACAAGACTAG
- a CDS encoding type II secretion system GspH family protein, translating into MLRLNRLPREVDKGFTLVELLAVIVIAGILAALSARGYSGLMNTTRINNAQSKLFSAIKDAQSKAKRDKITYQLSIRRNPAGSGEIEVGVHNAKLPNTGAYRTDVNNWNWQPIIPGSIKDSQRVRVGVSGNFTIPEFPGAGGQKVICVRFAPDGSIDTGSGCVSLQNVYIVIKGDRSSGANQKLRCIRFTSHLGSVNSFKQGEADCNDQPANRFL; encoded by the coding sequence ATGTTGAGATTGAATAGGTTACCGAGGGAAGTTGACAAAGGTTTTACGTTGGTGGAGCTGCTTGCTGTCATAGTGATTGCAGGAATTTTAGCAGCTTTGAGTGCACGTGGCTATAGCGGTTTGATGAACACGACTAGGATTAACAATGCACAAAGTAAGCTTTTCTCTGCAATTAAGGACGCTCAAAGCAAAGCGAAGAGGGATAAAATCACATATCAACTCAGCATAAGGCGTAACCCAGCCGGCTCTGGAGAGATAGAGGTTGGCGTGCACAATGCTAAGTTACCAAACACAGGAGCTTATAGGACAGATGTGAACAACTGGAACTGGCAGCCAATTATCCCTGGTAGTATCAAGGATAGTCAAAGAGTTAGGGTGGGGGTAAGTGGTAATTTTACTATCCCCGAGTTCCCAGGAGCAGGCGGTCAGAAGGTAATTTGCGTTAGATTTGCGCCAGATGGTTCTATAGACACGGGAAGTGGATGTGTTAGCTTACAGAATGTTTATATTGTCATTAAGGGTGACAGAAGCAGTGGAGCAAATCAAAAACTGCGCTGCATTAGATTTACCTCTCATCTTGGATCTGTCAATTCGTTTAAGCAAGGTGAAGCTGATTGTAATGACCAACCAGCCAACAGATTTTTATGA
- a CDS encoding TIGR01777 family oxidoreductase: MRIAILGATGFIGSRLGQAILDRGDQLFVLTRSVAKGQSMFPTAAVVDWQDDRSVSLALASSEAVVNLAGRSITDPWTKKVKEEIYRSRIDTTKRLVNLLANLDKRPTVLVNASAIGYYGSSLTAQFDENSPKGEGFLADVCADWEASADRATELGIRVVKIRIGIVLDRGGGALGRILPIFQLGLGGVIGSGDQWFSWIHREDLVRLILFAIDRGEVQGVLNGTAPQPVTNREFTEALAIQLQRTALLPVPALALKVVFGEGASILLEGQKVLPRVTTERGFEFTYPTLENALAAVRNCKS; the protein is encoded by the coding sequence ATGCGAATTGCGATACTTGGTGCAACTGGTTTTATTGGCTCTCGGCTGGGGCAAGCGATTCTCGATCGGGGTGATCAGCTCTTTGTCCTCACTCGGAGTGTCGCCAAGGGACAATCTATGTTCCCGACAGCAGCAGTGGTGGACTGGCAAGATGACCGATCGGTATCCTTGGCTCTGGCAAGTAGTGAGGCAGTAGTGAATTTAGCAGGGCGTTCTATTACTGACCCCTGGACAAAAAAAGTAAAGGAAGAAATTTACCGTAGTCGCATCGACACTACCAAACGTTTAGTTAACCTCTTGGCAAATTTAGACAAGCGTCCCACTGTCCTGGTCAATGCCAGCGCCATCGGTTATTACGGTTCCAGTTTGACTGCCCAATTTGACGAAAATAGCCCCAAGGGTGAAGGTTTCTTGGCGGATGTCTGCGCTGATTGGGAAGCTAGTGCCGATCGGGCAACAGAACTAGGTATAAGGGTAGTGAAGATTAGAATTGGGATAGTCCTCGATCGGGGTGGTGGGGCATTGGGTAGAATACTGCCTATTTTTCAACTGGGGTTAGGGGGAGTAATCGGCAGCGGTGACCAGTGGTTCTCCTGGATACATCGAGAGGACTTGGTTAGATTAATTTTGTTTGCCATCGATCGGGGTGAGGTTCAAGGAGTTTTGAACGGGACAGCACCCCAACCCGTTACTAACCGAGAATTTACCGAAGCACTGGCAATACAACTACAGCGTACTGCCCTTTTACCTGTTCCTGCTCTAGCTCTGAAAGTAGTTTTTGGTGAGGGAGCTAGCATACTACTAGAAGGTCAAAAAGTCCTGCCGCGAGTCACAACAGAGAGAGGATTCGAATTTACTTACCCTACCTTGGAGAATGCATTGGCAGCAGTTCGTAATTGTAAATCATAA
- the ftsH gene encoding ATP-dependent zinc metalloprotease FtsH encodes MAIKNEDPKRSRSRLIGNIFLLIGVGLFIFNIFAPQLLSNQIPRVPYSLFIHQVQEDQVARAFIGQDQIRYQLRSSSPDRPGEVLSTTPIFDLNLPQLLEQHRVEFAAAPPQGNNWLGTLLSWIIPPLIFVGIFQLFNRGATPGGLQISKSKAKVYVQGDAPKVLFSDVAGVDEAKAELEEIVQFLKTPEKYTSIGARIPKGVLLVGPPGTGKTLLAKAVAGEAGVPFFSISGSEFVELFVGVGSARVRDLFEQAKKQAPCIVFIDELDAIGKSRTSGGFYGGNDEREQTLNQLLTEMDGFNADNTTVIVLAATNRPESLDPALLRPGRFDRQVLVDRPDKIGREAILKIHARKVALDPSVDLSVIAGRTSGFAGADLANLVNEAALLAARAGRSTVQMQDFSEAIERVVAGLEKKSRVLSEEEKKIVAYHEVGHAIVGALSPAAGKVEKISIVPRGMAALGYTLQLPQEDRFLMSKEDMEAQIATLLGGRSAEEIVFGRITTGAANDLQRATDLAEKMVTTYGMSKVLGPLAYQQQQNGFLGAMTNQRFMSQKTAEMIDQEIKEIVEKGHQRALEVLKLNRELLETMAQKLLESEVIEGEPLQEFLRQIKRPEALVAA; translated from the coding sequence ATGGCGATCAAAAACGAAGACCCCAAACGTTCCCGATCGCGCTTGATCGGCAATATTTTTCTGCTCATTGGCGTAGGTTTATTTATCTTTAACATCTTTGCGCCCCAATTACTCTCCAATCAGATTCCTAGAGTACCCTACAGTTTGTTTATCCATCAGGTACAGGAAGACCAAGTAGCACGGGCATTTATTGGACAGGATCAAATCAGGTATCAATTGCGCAGTTCTAGCCCCGATCGTCCTGGGGAAGTACTATCTACCACACCAATTTTTGACCTCAATTTGCCCCAACTACTGGAACAACATAGGGTAGAATTTGCCGCTGCTCCCCCCCAAGGGAATAACTGGTTGGGGACGTTGTTAAGTTGGATTATTCCACCCCTAATTTTTGTTGGCATTTTCCAATTGTTTAACCGGGGAGCTACCCCAGGGGGACTGCAAATTTCTAAGAGTAAGGCTAAGGTCTATGTGCAAGGAGATGCACCCAAAGTTTTATTTAGTGATGTGGCGGGTGTAGATGAGGCTAAGGCTGAACTAGAAGAGATTGTCCAGTTTTTGAAAACCCCAGAAAAATATACCAGTATCGGGGCACGCATTCCCAAGGGGGTGTTGCTGGTGGGTCCCCCAGGGACGGGCAAAACTCTGCTGGCTAAGGCGGTGGCAGGGGAAGCCGGTGTACCCTTCTTCAGCATCTCTGGTAGTGAGTTTGTGGAATTGTTTGTCGGTGTCGGTTCTGCCCGGGTACGCGACCTATTTGAACAGGCGAAAAAGCAAGCTCCCTGCATTGTGTTTATTGATGAACTAGACGCGATCGGTAAGTCCCGCACTAGTGGTGGTTTCTACGGCGGCAATGATGAGCGGGAACAGACTCTCAACCAACTACTCACAGAAATGGATGGCTTTAATGCGGATAACACTACAGTCATTGTCCTGGCAGCTACCAACCGTCCGGAAAGCCTTGACCCGGCTCTATTACGTCCTGGCAGATTCGATCGGCAAGTGTTGGTTGACCGTCCCGACAAAATTGGTAGGGAGGCGATTCTGAAGATTCATGCCCGTAAAGTAGCCCTTGACCCCAGTGTGGATTTGAGTGTGATTGCCGGGCGCACTTCTGGCTTTGCAGGGGCGGATTTGGCAAATTTGGTCAATGAAGCGGCGCTGTTGGCAGCACGGGCAGGGCGTTCTACAGTGCAAATGCAGGACTTTAGTGAAGCGATCGAGCGGGTGGTGGCTGGTCTAGAGAAGAAGAGCCGCGTTTTGAGTGAGGAAGAGAAGAAGATTGTGGCTTACCATGAGGTGGGTCATGCGATCGTAGGTGCCCTCTCCCCCGCGGCGGGGAAGGTGGAAAAAATCTCGATTGTGCCCAGAGGCATGGCAGCCCTTGGTTACACCCTGCAGTTGCCCCAGGAAGACCGCTTCTTAATGAGCAAGGAGGATATGGAGGCCCAGATTGCCACTTTGTTGGGGGGACGGTCGGCGGAGGAGATTGTGTTTGGACGCATCACTACGGGGGCAGCTAATGACCTCCAGCGAGCCACAGACCTAGCGGAAAAGATGGTGACCACCTACGGCATGAGTAAGGTATTGGGTCCTTTGGCCTACCAACAGCAGCAAAATGGTTTCCTGGGGGCAATGACCAATCAGCGGTTCATGAGCCAGAAGACAGCGGAGATGATCGACCAGGAGATCAAGGAGATCGTGGAAAAAGGACATCAGCGGGCACTAGAGGTTCTCAAGTTGAATCGGGAGCTACTAGAAACCATGGCACAAAAACTGCTAGAGTCAGAGGTGATCGAGGGAGAACCGTTGCAGGAATTCCTCCGTCAGATCAAGCGCCCCGAAGCTCTAGTAGCTGCCTAG
- the gshB gene encoding glutathione synthase, which yields MKLAFILDPLPGLDPTHDTTVALMEAACQEGHEVFTTTIAGLSLQGGKCYARLCPTQIYPVQLVDGLWVAPQPWYEVGEPRWLPLEAMDVVWMRTDPPVTSQYLYATYLLDYVDRWFENLTNHGESESVTNPRESHELTNPRASALRQGKRTWVINSPRGIRSANEKLYALRFLEVMPPTIVTSDRQQIREFVQQEGKAVLKPLGGKGGEGILFLTPDDPNLNSMIEISTDRGKTPVMVQRFLPEAKLGDKRIILLEGEPIGAVNRIPSPGEFRGNMAAGGTVAATEITEREKHICALLAPHLRADGLFFVGIDVIGGYLTEVNVTSPTGVREIDRLHNLNLGKQVMQRLEEITS from the coding sequence ATGAAACTAGCCTTTATCCTTGACCCCCTGCCAGGACTTGACCCCACCCACGATACCACGGTGGCATTGATGGAGGCAGCTTGTCAGGAAGGGCATGAGGTATTCACTACTACGATCGCTGGTCTGTCTCTCCAAGGGGGAAAGTGCTATGCCCGTCTGTGCCCCACCCAAATTTACCCTGTGCAGTTGGTGGATGGGTTGTGGGTAGCGCCCCAGCCTTGGTATGAGGTAGGTGAACCCCGCTGGCTGCCCCTAGAAGCCATGGATGTGGTGTGGATGCGTACTGACCCCCCCGTTACCAGCCAGTACCTCTATGCCACCTATCTGTTGGACTATGTCGATCGTTGGTTCGAGAACCTCACCAACCACGGGGAATCTGAGAGCGTCACCAATCCCAGGGAATCTCACGAACTCACCAACCCTAGGGCATCTGCCCTCAGACAAGGGAAGCGTACTTGGGTGATTAATTCTCCTAGGGGTATCCGATCGGCTAATGAAAAGCTCTATGCTCTTCGCTTTTTAGAGGTCATGCCCCCCACGATCGTAACCAGCGACCGGCAGCAGATTCGGGAGTTTGTGCAGCAGGAGGGTAAAGCGGTATTGAAACCCTTGGGTGGTAAAGGCGGCGAGGGCATTCTCTTTCTCACCCCTGATGACCCCAACTTGAACTCTATGATTGAAATCAGTACCGATCGGGGGAAAACCCCTGTCATGGTGCAGCGCTTCTTACCAGAGGCAAAGTTAGGGGACAAACGCATTATTTTGCTGGAAGGAGAACCGATCGGGGCGGTCAATCGCATTCCCAGCCCAGGGGAGTTTCGCGGCAATATGGCAGCGGGGGGAACCGTGGCAGCAACGGAAATTACCGAGCGGGAGAAACATATCTGTGCCCTACTTGCTCCCCATTTGCGAGCTGACGGACTCTTTTTTGTGGGAATTGATGTGATTGGCGGTTATCTAACAGAAGTGAATGTCACCAGCCCCACAGGTGTGAGAGAAATCGATCGGTTACACAACCTCAATCTGGGCAAACAGGTAATGCAAAGACTAGAAGAGATAACCAGCTAA
- a CDS encoding ShlB/FhaC/HecB family hemolysin secretion/activation protein, which yields MKSLAVLLSCLVITASPGFGSLTPSVWGQVNLLTVSDLEIVGSTVFTAAELRALGADVIGKEVTIGQLQSVITRINEKYQSLGYITSRAVLSPQTIRGGVVRIDIIEGKLERIDIQRGASSGQKLQDDYFRSRLSFDPDKPLNFITIEEELQKLRENPLIKDIKATLRAGSGEGLSVLQVIVTEASSFITQISLDNYGNPNTGIWRGNLSVTEQNLTGRGDGLTVSYTRSGAANTLAGSYTLPLNPQGGTLTIQGLAGVNPIVAERFTFNLTTESRLLELTYKQPFFHTASAELSVSFSLASEESRILIDQALIPDGETRSTVLRLGQEYRGRDGMGGWFARSVLGFGIDGLGATIRSGAPDGRFFTWGGQLLRLQKLSEDQETIGQLRLQFQYGGDSLPPLNRFGLGGPLSVRGYRQGFITGDSGVQGTIEVELPLARNEFGRSVVKIVPFIDAGTVWNQNGNGDNQTLWGIGAGLKWQISPQVQFRLDYGIPLVSVERRGNSLQDEGIYFSLSGSF from the coding sequence TTGAAATCATTGGCGGTCTTGCTCAGCTGTCTGGTTATCACTGCTAGTCCTGGGTTTGGCAGTCTCACTCCCTCTGTCTGGGGTCAGGTAAATTTGCTGACTGTGAGTGACCTAGAAATTGTGGGTAGCACGGTGTTTACAGCAGCGGAGCTAAGAGCACTGGGAGCAGATGTCATAGGCAAGGAAGTGACGATCGGGCAGTTACAATCGGTGATTACCAGGATTAATGAAAAGTATCAATCCCTGGGTTATATCACCTCGCGGGCTGTCCTCAGTCCCCAGACAATCCGGGGGGGGGTGGTACGCATAGACATTATTGAGGGGAAGTTAGAACGGATTGACATCCAACGGGGGGCAAGTTCAGGGCAAAAGTTGCAAGATGATTACTTTCGCAGTCGTTTGTCCTTTGACCCTGATAAACCTCTGAATTTCATCACGATCGAGGAAGAACTACAAAAACTCAGGGAAAATCCCCTCATCAAAGACATCAAAGCCACCTTGCGGGCAGGGAGTGGTGAGGGTTTGAGTGTTTTACAGGTAATTGTTACAGAAGCATCGTCCTTCATCACGCAAATTAGCCTTGACAACTACGGCAATCCGAATACGGGCATCTGGCGGGGCAATCTCTCTGTAACAGAACAAAACCTCACAGGCAGGGGTGATGGTCTCACAGTTAGCTATACCCGATCGGGGGCAGCCAACACGTTGGCGGGGTCCTATACTCTACCCCTCAATCCCCAGGGGGGAACGTTGACAATTCAAGGTTTAGCAGGTGTCAATCCCATTGTGGCAGAGCGGTTTACTTTCAATCTAACTACAGAGTCCCGCTTGCTGGAGTTGACTTACAAACAGCCTTTCTTCCACACAGCCAGTGCCGAATTGAGTGTTAGTTTCTCCCTCGCTTCTGAGGAAAGTCGCATTCTGATTGACCAGGCGCTGATCCCTGACGGAGAAACCCGATCGACGGTACTCAGGTTGGGGCAGGAATATCGGGGGCGGGATGGGATGGGGGGATGGTTTGCCCGCTCGGTGTTGGGCTTTGGCATCGATGGCTTGGGGGCGACCATTCGATCGGGGGCGCCTGATGGCAGGTTTTTTACCTGGGGGGGGCAATTATTGCGGTTGCAAAAATTAAGTGAAGACCAGGAAACGATCGGGCAGTTGCGGTTGCAGTTTCAGTATGGGGGGGACTCCTTGCCGCCGTTGAATCGCTTTGGTTTGGGTGGTCCCCTATCGGTGCGGGGTTATCGCCAAGGTTTCATCACAGGCGATAGTGGTGTGCAGGGTACGATCGAGGTGGAATTGCCCTTGGCACGGAATGAGTTTGGGCGCAGCGTGGTGAAAATTGTACCCTTCATCGATGCAGGCACAGTCTGGAATCAAAATGGGAACGGGGACAATCAAACTCTATGGGGGATAGGGGCAGGTCTCAAGTGGCAAATTTCCCCCCAGGTGCAATTCCGCTTGGATTATGGCATTCCCCTGGTCAGTGTGGAACGACGGGGTAATAGTCTGCAAGATGAAGGTATTTATTTCTCTCTTTCTGGTAGTTTTTAG
- the wecB gene encoding UDP-N-acetylglucosamine 2-epimerase (non-hydrolyzing) gives MRIAVVLGTRPEAIKLAPVILALRQRSDWQTQVILTGQHREMVAQVMQLFGIVPDRDLDIMQPRQTLTQITCHSLMGLEPLLAELSPHLLLVQGDTTTAFASAVAAFYQKIPIGHVEAGLRTDNLFSPYPEEANRRLISQIATLHFAPTAKAVENLQRSAVTGEIHCTGNTVIDALLHVAGLELEPPCPQLFASYRVILATVHRRENWGKPLERIAAAFLALLDCFPDVALLLPLHLNPAVREPLQNLLSNHPRIVLTDPLDYSALVSALKHCYLVMTDSGGLQEEAPSLGKPVLVLRDTTERPEAIAAGTARLVGTDIEAIVAGARELLQDQGIYNQMATVANPFGDGQASARIVGIIDRYFDRLGIRYS, from the coding sequence ATGAGAATCGCTGTTGTTTTAGGGACGCGCCCGGAAGCAATTAAACTTGCCCCTGTGATCTTGGCACTGAGACAACGATCGGACTGGCAGACCCAGGTTATTCTCACGGGACAGCATCGGGAAATGGTCGCTCAGGTGATGCAGTTGTTTGGTATCGTCCCCGATCGGGATTTAGATATTATGCAACCCCGCCAGACCCTCACCCAAATTACCTGCCATAGTTTAATGGGACTGGAACCCCTCTTGGCAGAACTTAGCCCCCATTTGCTCCTTGTCCAAGGGGATACTACTACTGCTTTTGCCAGTGCGGTGGCGGCTTTTTACCAAAAAATCCCTATTGGGCATGTAGAAGCGGGTCTGCGTACGGACAATCTATTTAGCCCCTACCCCGAAGAAGCTAATCGCCGTCTCATCAGTCAGATTGCTACGCTACATTTTGCCCCCACAGCCAAGGCAGTAGAAAATCTGCAACGATCGGCGGTGACAGGGGAAATTCATTGCACAGGCAATACTGTAATCGATGCCCTTCTCCATGTAGCGGGTTTAGAACTGGAGCCGCCCTGTCCCCAACTGTTTGCATCCTACCGTGTGATTTTAGCTACCGTCCATCGCCGCGAAAACTGGGGTAAACCCCTAGAGAGGATCGCTGCTGCCTTCTTGGCGTTGCTGGACTGTTTTCCTGATGTCGCTCTGTTGCTGCCGCTTCACCTCAACCCCGCTGTGCGGGAACCCCTGCAGAATCTGCTGAGCAACCACCCCCGTATTGTCCTGACCGATCCCCTGGACTACAGTGCCCTTGTCAGTGCCCTCAAGCACTGTTACCTTGTGATGACGGATTCAGGAGGATTGCAGGAAGAAGCTCCCAGCCTGGGAAAGCCTGTCCTTGTCCTTAGGGATACAACGGAACGCCCCGAAGCTATTGCTGCCGGTACTGCCAGATTGGTGGGTACCGACATAGAAGCGATCGTTGCGGGGGCTAGGGAGCTGCTCCAGGACCAAGGGATTTATAACCAGATGGCGACGGTAGCTAACCCCTTCGGCGATGGGCAAGCAAGTGCCAGGATTGTGGGGATTATCGATCGTTACTTTGATAGGCTAGGGATTCGGTATAGTTAA
- the accA gene encoding acetyl-CoA carboxylase carboxyl transferase subunit alpha, translating to MPERTIVLSFEKPLLELEQRIEQIRQLARENQVDVGEQIRQLEQRADHLRQEIFSALSPAQRMQIARHPRRPSTLDYIQAMTEEWIELHGDRCRRDDPAIVGGIGRLGGQPVVIVGHQKGRDTKDNVLRNFGMAAPGGYRKALRLMKHADRFGLPIITLIDTPGAYPGVSAEEEGQGEAIAVNLREMFNLQVPIICTVIGEGGSGGALGLGVGDHLIMLEYSIYTVATPEACAAILWRDSAKAPKAAEALKITAIDLQNLGVIDEILPEPPGAAHRQPLQAAKLLKDCLLKNLDRLQKLSIPDLLERRYQKFRRLGVFLGE from the coding sequence ATGCCAGAGCGCACGATCGTTCTTAGTTTTGAAAAGCCGTTATTGGAGCTAGAACAGCGGATTGAACAAATTCGGCAGTTAGCCAGGGAGAATCAGGTGGATGTGGGGGAGCAAATTCGTCAATTAGAGCAACGGGCTGACCATCTGCGCCAGGAGATTTTCAGTGCTCTCTCCCCCGCCCAGAGAATGCAAATTGCCCGCCATCCCCGCCGCCCCAGTACTTTGGATTACATTCAGGCAATGACGGAGGAGTGGATTGAGTTGCATGGGGATCGGTGTCGCCGCGATGACCCTGCCATTGTGGGGGGGATCGGTCGCCTAGGGGGACAGCCTGTAGTAATTGTAGGGCACCAAAAAGGACGGGATACCAAGGATAATGTCCTGCGCAATTTCGGTATGGCAGCACCGGGCGGCTATCGCAAGGCTCTCAGGTTGATGAAACATGCCGATCGCTTTGGTCTGCCTATAATCACCCTCATTGATACACCTGGTGCTTATCCTGGGGTGTCAGCGGAGGAAGAGGGACAGGGGGAAGCCATCGCTGTCAATCTGCGAGAGATGTTTAATCTGCAAGTGCCGATCATCTGTACCGTGATTGGGGAAGGGGGATCGGGGGGGGCGTTGGGTCTAGGGGTCGGTGACCATTTGATTATGCTGGAATATTCTATCTATACGGTGGCAACGCCCGAAGCCTGCGCGGCAATTTTGTGGCGAGACAGTGCTAAAGCCCCCAAAGCGGCGGAAGCATTGAAAATTACGGCGATCGACCTGCAAAACTTGGGGGTAATTGACGAAATCCTACCCGAGCCCCCAGGGGCTGCTCACCGCCAACCACTGCAGGCGGCTAAGTTACTCAAGGACTGTCTGCTGAAAAATCTCGATCGTTTGCAAAAACTGAGCATTCCTGACCTGTTGGAACGGCGCTATCAAAAATTCCGTCGGCTGGGGGTCTTTCTAGGGGAATGA
- a CDS encoding pentapeptide repeat-containing protein: protein MADRNLLEKLKQGAKAWNSWRKQNKDVIIDLEEAALSTANLEGVNLSGARLSRAVLIGANLAYSDLSGAIMEKADLLGANLDYAMLIGTNLQGADLSDAKLRHALLIAANLRGAEISDANFEHANLFRATMPDGSTHP from the coding sequence GTGGCAGACCGCAATCTACTAGAGAAACTAAAACAGGGGGCGAAAGCCTGGAATAGTTGGCGCAAGCAAAATAAGGACGTGATTATCGACCTAGAGGAAGCAGCCCTCAGCACCGCCAATTTAGAGGGGGTAAACCTATCGGGAGCGCGGCTGTCGCGGGCGGTACTCATTGGTGCCAATCTAGCCTACAGTGACCTCAGTGGTGCCATTATGGAAAAAGCTGACCTCCTAGGAGCTAACCTCGACTATGCCATGCTCATCGGCACGAATTTACAGGGGGCTGACCTCAGTGATGCTAAACTACGCCATGCTTTGCTGATTGCTGCCAATCTGCGGGGAGCAGAAATTAGTGATGCCAACTTTGAACATGCCAACCTATTTCGCGCCACCATGCCCGATGGTAGTACTCATCCCTAG